One Pseudomonadota bacterium genomic window, CGTATCGATGGGTGAGTCGCGACTCCTGTGCCGTCCTTCTCGGCTGGCGCCCACTTCTCGTATTGCCGACTGCGCACCGCGCTGCCGGAGGGGACCACTGCATGTACTTGACACCGGCCGCTCTATCGAGGGTCGGGTCGGCGCCATCGGCTTCGTCGCTCCCGCGGACAAGCTCGCTGGACGCGAGAACGAGATCTGGGCGCGACGTGACGAGCGTCTCGAAGCAGCACGCGAAAGACGCGCGCTCGCGCGTCAGGCAGCGCGCAACAGCGCGGCGCCGCCCACTTCAGCCCCTTCCTTGACTACCCTACCTGCCCTAGGCATCCAATGAACCATCAACCCAGGAGTCGCGTTCCCGCTGAACCGGTACATCGCAAGCTCTCTAGTGCATGAACGAGTCGCAGTCACTAGGAGCAAAAGTCACGACCTCGCCGTGTGCAGTGGCACCCGGGTCGTCGTAGGTCGCGGTGTACGTCGTACCATTTCGCTCGAAGTTCCAGACTCCATTGGATGCAGGCGCTTCGATATCCCAGACCACAGTGCAGTCGGCGGTTTGCGCGTTCATGAGATCCGAACTGTAGAACCGCGTTCTCGAAGAGGACGCCGAGACATCGTGGACAAAGCACTCCACCAACACGCTTCCATCTGCAAAATCTATCATGGTGTAGCCGAGCCCTATATCAGTGCCACGCACCTTGTTGCAGTACACGGAAGCGGAGGGTTTTAGGCCGCTAGGTCCTTGAGGCCCCGCCGGGCCTTGTGGGCCAGCGGGGCCTTGTGGGCCAGCGGGGCCCCGAGATCCGTCGGTTCCCTTTGGACCTGCTGGCCCTTGAGATCCGTCGGTTCCCTTTGGACCTGCCTGCCCCTCAGGCCCCGCTGGACCCTCGGGGCCGGTTTCACCAGGCGGACCCACCTCCCCGGTGCACCCAGCACACAATACGACAAAGGCTCCCAATAGTATCCGTCGCATTTGAGACCTCCTCCTGAGACCCGATTACGGCCCGCCCTACACGCGAAAGTCAACCCCTTTCTTGAGGCGTGTTACCGCGAGGCGGTCACGCCAGTAGCCTGGCTTGCGGCTGGAGTGCTCGAAGGCAACGACGACCGGGAGACCCTGCATGACCACGAGGTAGATTGCGTATCGGGAGAACCGCCCGAGCCGAAAGCGGCGCACCCCTAGGCCGCTACAGGTCGTGGCTACAACCGCGCTCGTCCCGGGACTATCAGCGGCGTGCGCGAGCGTGCGC contains:
- a CDS encoding type II toxin-antitoxin system RelE/ParE family toxin, with protein sequence MRLRQIRPEALIELTEAAEWYEEQRPGLGGELIDEFERTLAHAADSPGTSAVVATTCSGLGVRRFRLGRFSRYAIYLVVMQGLPVVVAFEHSSRKPGYWRDRLAVTRLKKGVDFRV